A genomic segment from Daphnia pulex isolate KAP4 chromosome 5, ASM2113471v1 encodes:
- the LOC124194956 gene encoding RING finger protein 207-like, with the protein MASSSSSSSPQWRIIERILCNACFEIHDRDRHVAKLLDCYHHMCLSCVENRILDGKIKCPFCTKITLCPSGSSEEIFTDEDRTRLVEQLFKMCHINAVPLIFCGNCKEGAVEVCRIRSHRVYSISEEFRMYLLKTELLRRAYEKESRADSVLFEALD; encoded by the exons ATGGCCAGCAGCTCTTCTAGCTCATCACCACAGTGGCGAATAATCGAGCGAATTCTTTGCAACGCTTGTTTTGAAATCCACGACCGTGACCGACATGTAGCCAAACTTTTGGATTGTTACCATCACATGTGTTTATCCTGTGTAGAG AACAGGATTTTGGATGGCAAGATTAAGTGTCCCTTCTGCACCAAAATCACTCTCTGTCCCAGTGGTAGTTCTGAAGAAATCTTCACTGATGAAGACAGAACGAGGTTAGTGGAGCAGCTGTTCAAAATGTGTCACATCAACGCTGT ACCGTTGATATTCTGTGGCAACTGCAAGGAGGGAGCTGTTGAGGTGTGCAGGATTCGCAGCCACAGGGTTTACTCCATCAGTGAAGAGTTCAGGATGTACCTGTTGAAGACCGAGCTTTTGCGACGAGCTTACGAGAAGGAATCGAG GGCGGATTCTGTCCTGTTTGAGGCGCTGGACTGA